A genomic window from Periweissella cryptocerci includes:
- a CDS encoding DUF4054 domain-containing protein, whose protein sequence is MMPEQNSTEKPSIQNVRIMHENFADANEAVIAQFVDDAWLEVQDLFRPKYREIACRYLAAHLLLLSADTYRVKSEKVDEMEKSYFASSRSGFDTTPFGQKYKQLLDQFGKGSKRIGLVVV, encoded by the coding sequence ATGATGCCTGAACAAAATTCGACAGAAAAACCATCAATTCAAAACGTGCGAATTATGCATGAAAATTTTGCGGATGCTAACGAAGCAGTTATTGCTCAATTCGTCGACGATGCTTGGCTTGAGGTTCAAGACCTTTTCCGACCAAAGTATCGAGAAATTGCGTGTCGCTACTTAGCAGCGCATTTACTTTTGCTATCCGCCGATACTTATCGCGTAAAATCTGAAAAAGTTGATGAGATGGAAAAAAGTTACTTTGCGAGCTCGCGAAGTGGTTTTGATACCACTCCGTTCGGCCAAAAATATAAGCAACTTCTTGATCAGTTCGGGAAAGGTAGCAAACGCATCGGATTGGTGGTGGTGTAA
- a CDS encoding phage neck terminator protein, which yields MVNNSFVNTFDYVSLIKTLRGIVKQFTGYQLIERESAGSPEHYPFFSYSFLNDHIDVTSDRTADGTFELVLSITCLDDDSLRVKTEANRLRAVFESYQVHELLAKRAVSVVDITSSGSRNAFKGLDDYYSINYERRAGFDMRLRVEEHADEEDVLGVIETIDLENQED from the coding sequence ATGGTGAATAATTCGTTCGTTAACACATTCGATTATGTCAGTTTAATTAAAACTCTCAGAGGAATTGTTAAGCAATTTACTGGATACCAATTAATCGAAAGGGAAAGTGCTGGTTCTCCAGAACACTATCCCTTTTTTTCATACTCGTTTTTAAACGATCACATTGACGTTACGAGTGACCGAACGGCTGACGGAACGTTTGAACTAGTCTTATCAATTACTTGTTTAGACGATGATTCGTTACGAGTTAAGACCGAAGCAAACCGACTGCGAGCGGTATTTGAAAGCTATCAAGTTCATGAACTGTTAGCTAAACGTGCTGTTTCGGTCGTTGACATCACGTCATCTGGTTCACGTAATGCATTCAAGGGTTTAGATGATTATTACTCAATCAATTACGAACGACGTGCTGGCTTTGATATGCGATTGCGCGTTGAAGAACACGCAGACGAAGAAGACGTACTCGGCGTAATTGAAACAATCGATTTAGAAAATCAGGAGGATTAA
- a CDS encoding DUF3383 family protein — MANFLSDVVIKLREMVPVPSMNLGVPAIFVQGTTVGYAEFNDLEAINDDTTLSTAVKAKATAIFNQTNTPPKVAVITFATGAIATAATAYAGQDWHFGILATYVAADALALSNWAELNSEKIIAIQVPAVEGLTPLANNEFTIGLVHPAAEHFDAALVAEAGSQVVGSLTWKAVHDLVGVTPQTFTEAQYTAIKTARGIVYVTKTGAPQSSEGWTLSGEFIDVVHGDQWMKVRLMGALQQLITDENKVPFNPRGIALVQATITEVLNEGYQNGVVGETEAGDPAFDVQTKQRSELNSEDIAKRIYKGASFTYQRSAAIHGMDVSGTIEF, encoded by the coding sequence ATGGCTAATTTTCTCTCAGACGTAGTAATTAAACTACGCGAAATGGTACCAGTTCCATCAATGAACTTAGGCGTGCCAGCAATTTTTGTTCAAGGAACCACAGTGGGATATGCCGAATTTAATGATTTGGAAGCAATCAACGATGACACCACATTGTCGACAGCTGTTAAAGCTAAAGCGACGGCAATTTTTAACCAAACAAACACACCACCGAAAGTTGCAGTAATCACGTTTGCAACTGGAGCAATTGCGACTGCGGCAACTGCGTACGCCGGTCAAGATTGGCACTTTGGTATCTTGGCCACATATGTAGCCGCAGACGCATTGGCGTTGTCAAATTGGGCGGAATTAAACAGTGAAAAAATCATTGCAATCCAAGTCCCAGCAGTCGAAGGATTGACTCCATTGGCTAACAATGAATTTACGATTGGTCTTGTTCACCCAGCCGCAGAACACTTCGACGCAGCTTTGGTTGCCGAAGCAGGTTCACAGGTCGTTGGTTCATTGACTTGGAAGGCAGTGCACGACTTAGTAGGCGTGACTCCCCAAACGTTCACGGAAGCACAATATACAGCTATCAAGACGGCTCGCGGAATTGTGTACGTGACTAAAACTGGTGCTCCGCAATCTTCAGAGGGCTGGACGCTATCCGGTGAGTTTATCGACGTTGTTCACGGCGATCAGTGGATGAAAGTTCGCTTGATGGGAGCTCTACAACAACTCATTACAGACGAGAATAAAGTTCCGTTTAATCCTCGTGGAATCGCTCTTGTACAAGCAACCATTACCGAAGTGCTTAATGAAGGCTATCAGAATGGCGTCGTGGGCGAAACCGAGGCCGGCGATCCAGCGTTCGATGTACAAACAAAGCAACGTAGCGAACTGAATTCTGAGGACATTGCCAAGCGAATTTACAAAGGTGCCTCATTTACTTATCAACGCAGCGCGGCTATTCACGGAATGGACGTTTCTGGAACTATCGAATTTTAG